The Kordia sp. SMS9 DNA window GTTCGCCAAAGTGAAAAATTTTCACCACTCAAATCGTTTCATTCGCCACAAATACTTGTAAACACTGGGAAAATGTCAGAATATTGAACTGTCAAACACTAAAAATAGTTCGTTATGAAACACAAAATATTCAAAGTATTCGTCCTCACATTTATAGTAATTACCGCATTCTATTGCGAAAGTTGTACCATGGTATACAGATCTGTGGTGCACGGTCAAGCAGATGTTACCGATAATGAATGGCAACCCAATGTTGCGGTTGAAAAAGGAACAGATACTTTTATGTTTGCTGCTAAAACAGATCCGGAATTGGCTTCTTTTTTAGATGAAAGTTTGGAAGGAAGTAATACCAATGCGTTTATGGTAATTAAGAATGATACGATCATTTATGAGAAATATTTCAATAACTATAATGAAAACTCGCTCTTAACTTCTTTCTCGGTAGCAAAGTCGTTTGTATCTGCGCTGGTAGGAATCGCGCAAGAAGAAGGACTTTTAAATGAAAACGAGCCAATTACAACGTACTTACCAGAATTATTGAAGCAAGACAAGGACTTTGCGAAAATCACGGTAAAACACTTGCTAAACATGCAAAGCGGCATCAAATTTGACGAATATCCACGCATCAATCCGTTTACAGGAATGGCACGTTTATATTATGGTACCAACATTCGTACAAAAGTTACCAACGGAATGACCATTGAAGAAGCGCCAGGACGTTTTAACTACCGAAGTATTGATACACAAGTTTTAGGAGTAATATTAGAACGTGTGACGCAAATGCCTTTGGAAGAATACTTGTCAAAAAAACTTTGGAAACCACTCGGAATGCAGTCAGATGCAACTTGGACGGTTGATAGCGAGCGTAACAAAATGGTCAAAGCATTCTGCTGTTTAAATGCGACTACGGAAGACTTTGCAAAATTGGGAAGATTATACCTTAACGGTGGAAAATACAACGGAAAACAAATTGTTCCAGCGGCTTGGGTTGCCAAAACAGATAGTGGAAAAAAAATATACGCACACTCAGATTACAAAAACAAATGGTGGACAAACTCGCACTACGATGTTTTTGAAACCGAAGCAGAAGGAAAAGCCTACGGAATGGCAAACAATAAAGACTTTCTAAAGACAAAAAAACTCAAAAGCGGTAAATATGTAGTGCATTTTCAAGGAGACGATTACAATGCGTTAGGCATCTTGGGGCAATATGTATATGTAAATCCAACAGAAAACATCATTGTGGTGCGTTTGGGTGATTCATGGCGCAACAAACGCTTCTATCTTTCTGAATTAATCTATACATACATTGGAAATGGGCGTTACAAAAAAATGTTACCAAAAAAGGAAACAGTAGCAAAATCAGCACAAAAAGCTGTAGTACAAAATTAATCAGCCATCAAAATCATTTAGTAAAAGTCCTGTAAAAAGGACTTTTTTTGTTTTGTGACTTATCATGATAGTATCATATGATACTATCCAAAGGCGAGAAATTTACACTAAATTATATTCAATCTATCTAATGAGTTTATGATCTGCAAAAATGATTATTTTTATCAAAATTTTAATAAAAATTTCTATCTGTTTACTTAAACTTTTACTCACCTTACGGGAATTCGTATTGTGAATTTGTAAAGGTTGTCTTATATTTATGCTAGATTTGTGAAAAATAAACTAATGAAATTCGAAAATAAAGCTGAAATAGGAAATGGGATTTATACGCTGCCAGATTTAGCTAGTATATTGGATTTAGATTATTATAAGGTTAGTAAGTTGTTAAATGAATATTGGAATAAAAGACTTGCTGATAATTTCGGCTCGAAGTATTCTTGGTCGATTGGAAAGAACAAAGCTGTAAGTTTTCATACGCTTGTGGAGTTTTATATGTTTTATCAATTAAAAGAATCAGGAGTTACAACTCAAAGTATTTTAAAAGCTCATAGAGAGTTGTCAGAAACATACTTAACTCCTTTTCCTTTTGCAAAATCGGAAATACTAGAAAGAATCAGTTGCTTTGGAAAGAAAATAGTTCTTGAAATTAGTGAAGATTTAATAATTAATTTAGATTCAACTAAACAGTTGAATCTAAAATTTATTAAAAACTTTATGCATAAATTAGATTTTGACAGTAATAATCTTGCGAAAAGACTTTATCCATTAGGAAAGAAAAATTCAGTTGTTGTAGACCCTAAGCATCAATTTGGGCAACCAACTTTAAAGGGAACTAATCTTTTTCCAGAAACCATATTTAATCTTTATAATAATGAAGAAAGTAAAAAATTTATCGCTTCTTCATATGACATAAGTGTAAAGCAGGTTAATGATGCTATTAATTATTGTAAAAGTAAAAATGCTGCTTAATGACAAAAATTTATATTGATGAAAATTTTGCTCCTCAACTAGCTAATGGTTTAAATGTCTTTCAGCAACATTTGAATTTAAAAGAAAAATATAAAATAGAAGTTTTCTCAATTAAAGAAGAGTTTGGAAAAGGTGCTTTAGATGAGTATTGGATTCCTTTAGTTGGTAAAGAAAAAGGAATAGTAATTACTCAAGATATTAGAATACAAACAACTAGACATCAACATGCTCTATATAAAGAATATGGATTAGGTGTAATATTTTTTAAACCGCCTTCTAGAGGATATTCTTTTTGGGATATGGTTGAGCAGCTCATAAAAAGGTGGCCAGATATAAAAAATAAAGTAAAGCTTGACAGACCTTTTGCTTTTAGATGTAAAGCTAAGGGAAAATTTGAAAAATTATAAAACAAATAAAAAAAGGAACGCAGGGCGCGTTCCTTTTTTTGGGCAATATCAGTATTATTTACAATTACTCCACGATAATGAACTCGATTCTACGGTTCGTCTCGTGTTGCGCCTCTGTACATGTTGATCCGCAATCCTCTAACAGTTGCGATTCACCATATCCATTAGAAATCACACGGCTGGCGTCTATACCTTTTGCCAACAAATAAGCTCTTGCTGCTGCGGCTCTTTTGTTAGACAACTTGTTGTTGTAGCTCGCTCTACCTCTGTTGTCGGTATGCGCGTTGATTTCAATTTTCATATTTGGGTTCTCATTGAATACTTCTACAATCTTATTTAAAGATAATGTAGACTCATCTTTCAGAATCCATTTGTTATAATCAAAATAGATATTCTCAATTTTAATTACTGTTTTTTCGTCCTCTACTACGATTTCAGCTTTTGCCTGTGGCAACTTAATCGTGAGTTTGTGCTTATAATCATCACCTCTAAAAGATTCGAATTCTTCTTCTGTTTCAATGAAACCATCTTTTGAAGCATTTAAAGTATACGAGTTATAAGGAATTATTGTTGTCGTAAAAATTCCTTTTTCATCAGATGTAATTTTATCAACTACACGACCATACGAATCAACTACAGTTACTGTAGCATTTGGTAAAACCATATTCGTTTTATAATCCACAACCAAACCTTGTAATGCTTGTGTTGTTTTTTCTCTTTTAAAATAGTAGATGTCATTTCCGCCTTTTCCACCAGCACGATTGGAAGTAAAGAAACCAGAATTTGACTGATCCATTAAAAATCCGAAATCATCTTCTGTACTATTTAAAGAACTTCCCATATTTACAGGGAAATTAAATCTTCCATCAATAATCTTACTTTCAAAAACGTCCAATCCACCTAAATTGTAATGTCCGTTAGAAGAAAA harbors:
- a CDS encoding serine hydrolase is translated as MKHKIFKVFVLTFIVITAFYCESCTMVYRSVVHGQADVTDNEWQPNVAVEKGTDTFMFAAKTDPELASFLDESLEGSNTNAFMVIKNDTIIYEKYFNNYNENSLLTSFSVAKSFVSALVGIAQEEGLLNENEPITTYLPELLKQDKDFAKITVKHLLNMQSGIKFDEYPRINPFTGMARLYYGTNIRTKVTNGMTIEEAPGRFNYRSIDTQVLGVILERVTQMPLEEYLSKKLWKPLGMQSDATWTVDSERNKMVKAFCCLNATTEDFAKLGRLYLNGGKYNGKQIVPAAWVAKTDSGKKIYAHSDYKNKWWTNSHYDVFETEAEGKAYGMANNKDFLKTKKLKSGKYVVHFQGDDYNALGILGQYVYVNPTENIIVVRLGDSWRNKRFYLSELIYTYIGNGRYKKMLPKKETVAKSAQKAVVQN
- a CDS encoding DUF433 domain-containing protein — its product is MKFENKAEIGNGIYTLPDLASILDLDYYKVSKLLNEYWNKRLADNFGSKYSWSIGKNKAVSFHTLVEFYMFYQLKESGVTTQSILKAHRELSETYLTPFPFAKSEILERISCFGKKIVLEISEDLIINLDSTKQLNLKFIKNFMHKLDFDSNNLAKRLYPLGKKNSVVVDPKHQFGQPTLKGTNLFPETIFNLYNNEESKKFIASSYDISVKQVNDAINYCKSKNAA
- a CDS encoding OmpA family protein is translated as MRKFTKTVLALAALFTVTFATAQGPEAEAIETSETYSNVADKDAENRAIKALDPNGFMYEFTNLNINTKYSEHATAFFRDKVIVSSAKKIGAFFSKKDKNTNEGFYNLYCGDLNQKGDIKNLVNFSRAINTRESHEGSVALNDAQNVVFFTRSVEENGQHNLKIFRAEMPEYEWTNFEMLPFNVEGYAIENPVLSPDNKTIYFSSNIPGSKGGYDLFSVTINEDGTYTAPKNLGSEINTHKDERYPYVMGDNSALYFSSNGHYNLGGLDVFESKIIDGRFNFPVNMGSSLNSTEDDFGFLMDQSNSGFFTSNRAGGKGGNDIYYFKREKTTQALQGLVVDYKTNMVLPNATVTVVDSYGRVVDKITSDEKGIFTTTIIPYNSYTLNASKDGFIETEEEFESFRGDDYKHKLTIKLPQAKAEIVVEDEKTVIKIENIYFDYNKWILKDESTLSLNKIVEVFNENPNMKIEINAHTDNRGRASYNNKLSNKRAAAARAYLLAKGIDASRVISNGYGESQLLEDCGSTCTEAQHETNRRIEFIIVE